One segment of Deltaproteobacteria bacterium DNA contains the following:
- the rpsJ gene encoding 30S ribosomal protein S10: MTTAQAVDKSQQMRIRLKGFDHKLLDQAAGEIVDTAKRTGARVAGPVPLPTKIERFCVLRSPHVDKKSREQFEIRTHKRMIDILDPTQQTVDALIKLDLAAGVEVEIKMA; encoded by the coding sequence ATGACAACGGCACAGGCGGTAGATAAAAGTCAGCAGATGCGGATTCGGCTCAAGGGCTTCGATCATAAGCTGTTGGATCAGGCCGCCGGTGAGATCGTCGATACCGCGAAGCGCACCGGAGCGCGCGTTGCGGGCCCGGTGCCGTTGCCGACCAAGATCGAACGGTTTTGTGTGTTGCGTTCCCCGCACGTCGACAAAAAATCGCGGGAGCAATTTGAAATTCGCACTCATAAACGGATGATCGACATCCTCGATCCCACGCAACAGACCGTCGATGCGCTGATTAAGCTCGATTTGGCTGCCGGCGTAGAGGTCGAAATTAAAATGGCATAG
- the tuf gene encoding elongation factor Tu (EF-Tu; promotes GTP-dependent binding of aminoacyl-tRNA to the A-site of ribosomes during protein biosynthesis; when the tRNA anticodon matches the mRNA codon, GTP hydrolysis results; the inactive EF-Tu-GDP leaves the ribosome and release of GDP is promoted by elongation factor Ts; many prokaryotes have two copies of the gene encoding EF-Tu), which yields TGIVELPEGVEMVMPGDNANLVVDLITPIAMEKELRFAIREGGRTVGAGVVTEILV from the coding sequence GACGGGGATCGTGGAGTTGCCGGAAGGGGTGGAGATGGTGATGCCGGGGGACAATGCGAACCTGGTGGTGGACCTGATCACGCCGATCGCGATGGAGAAGGAATTGCGGTTTGCGATCCGCGAAGGGGGCCGGACCGTGGGTGCGGGCGTCGTCACGGAAATTTTGGTGTAA